A single window of Alosa alosa isolate M-15738 ecotype Scorff River chromosome 11, AALO_Geno_1.1, whole genome shotgun sequence DNA harbors:
- the rfwd3 gene encoding E3 ubiquitin-protein ligase RFWD3 isoform X1 has protein sequence MQRAESWEVLHFHNQPRFHSVHTGGADGSTVLCPSNMDEAMDVDVHLGGINAPGWYSLRTLSTAQGILLPEIIDDSGSSTEVEEEEEPRDQAPPVLTAPSQLPNSWLLNRRAEAGPQRSTLALRRRRMARRVLSNSQSGLPTRGPLDTLLRASAASDPERLSDTTEVISDSEEEETQEGAAAIVPAAEPPPPAAASAATEESGPGPPPPDLHGHPPLASAPQAHPGPPPSSSQGSAAQSAPLQGVTLSEPVDGAPSDLVEVTVQQGATELVPTPAESPAASPVPPEEEGEGESCPICFEPWTTSGDHRLAALRCGHLFGHTCINRWLRGDGAKCPQCNKKAKRTDIVLLYARKLRAVDNTEQETLKRSLEQEQSLRRKAELECAQCRLKLQVANEECSKLRKQLQELRRLKAQVALGLSQSQSQSVSSKGHYVFSTAVMVSQVGGCRVMAFCEPLGCLLASQPSAHSSLVPGFGVKKISTATMKACQYIPIHIKPIRGLAFSRQQDSLLLSGALDNTIKLTSLLTNTVVQTYNTGAPVWSCCWCHDNNNYVYAGLTNGTVRVYDMRDTSTHVRELLPQGTRCPVASLTYLPRAASSAFPMGGLLAGSLEGGCFWELQEGTNYQPNMLPLEAGNCMDIQVEPESRHCLVTYRPGRSNPSLRCVLMEMNRTAQVCSCSPVQTFTAGASSKMLTKNSIFRNPTSDCSMLVCAGDEASQSTMVWDAGSGALLQKLPSDLPVLDICPFQVNQGHYLASLTEKMVKIYKWE, from the exons GAAGTTTTACATTTTCACAACCAACCACGATTCCACTCCGTACATACAGGCGGCGCTGATGGATCCACG GTTTTGTGTCCCTCTAATATGGATGAGGCGATGGATGTCGATGTCCATTTGGGAGGGATCAACGCACCAGGTTGGTATTCTCTACGGACCTTGAGCACCGCTCAAGGGATTCTTTTGCCAGAGATCATAGACGATTCCGGTAGCAGCACggaggtggaggaagaagaagaaccaAGAGACCAGGCTCCTCCAGTTTTGACAGCACCGAGCCAGTTACCAAATAGCTGGCTTCTGAACCGCAGAGCTGAAGCCGGGCCGCAAAGGTCTACTCTCGCGCTTAGGAGGAGACGCATGGCTAG GCGTGTGCTGTCTAACTCTCAGTCAGGACTCCCTACCAGGGGTCCTCTGGATACCCTCCTGCGGGCGTCTGCTGCCAGTGACCCCGAACGCCTCTCCGACACCACAGAGGTCATCAGTGACTCTGAAGAAGAAGAGACGCAAGAGGGGGCAGCTGCCATAGTCCCAGCAGcagaaccaccaccaccagccgcTGCATCAGCAGCAACAGAAGAATCAGGACCagggcctcctcctcctgaccTCCACGGTCATCCTCCGCTAGCCTCTGCCCCGCAGGCACACCCTGGGCCGCCACCGAGCTCCAGCCAGGGCTCCGCAGCCCAGTCGGCCCCACTGCAGGGAGTGACCCTTTCAG AGCCAGTTGATGGAGCTCCATCTGATCTCGTGGAGGTTACAGTTCAGCAAGGAGCTACAGAG TTAGTTCCAACACCTGCTGAGTCTCCTGCTGCCTCCCCCGTGCCCccagaagaggagggggagggggagtcaTGCCCCATCTGCTTCGAGCCCTGGACCACGTCGGGAGATCACCGCCTGGCTGCCTTACGCTGCGGCCACCTGTTTGGCCACACTTGCATTAACCGCTGGCTGAGGGGGGATGGAGCCAAGTGCCCGCAG TGCAACAAAAAAGCCAAACGAACGGATATCGTGCTGCTATACGCTCGGAAACTTCGAGCTGTAGACAACACGGAACAGGAGACACTGAAGAG ATCCTTGGAACAGGAGCAGTCTCTGCGCAGAAAGGCTGAGCTCGAGTGTGCTCAGTGTCGGCTGAAGCTGCAGGTGGCAAACGAGGAGTGTAGCAAACTGCGCAAACAGTTACAG GAGCTGAGGAGGCTGAAAGCACAGGTGGCCCTGGGCCTCAGCCAGTCTCAGAGCCAGTCTGTGTCCTCCAAGGGCCATTACGTCTTCTCCACGGCAGTGATGGTGTCCCAGGTGGGCGGCTGCAGGGTGATGGCCTTCTGCGAGCCCCTGGGCTGCCTACTGGCCTCCCAGCCCTCTGCCCACTCCTCACTCGTCCCTG GCTTCGGGGTGAAGAAGATCAGCACGGCCACCATGAAGGCCTGCCAGTACATCCCCATCCACATCAAGCCCATCCGTGGCCTGGCTTTCAGCCGCCAGCAGGACAGCCTGCTGCTCTCCGGCGCTCTGGACAACACAATCAAGCTCACCAG CTTGTTGACGAACACGGTGGTCCAGACCTACAACACTGGCGCGCCTGTGtggagctgctgctggtgccatgacaacaacaactacGTGTACGCAGGCCTCACTAACGGCACAGTGCGGGTCTACGACATGCGCGACACCAGCACACACGTGCGTGAGTTGCTCCCACAGGGCACCAG GTGCCCAGTGGCCTCTCTGACATACCTCCCTCGCGCGGCCTCCAGCGCGTTTCCCATGGGCGGCCTGCTGGCGGGCTCCCTGGAGGGTGGCTGCTTCTGGGAGCTGCAGGAGGGCACCAACTACCAGCCCAACATGCTGCCCCTGGAGGCCGGCAACTGCATGGACATCCAGGTGGAGCCAGAGAGCCGCCACTGCTTGGTGACGTACAGGCCGG GGCGCTCTAACCCGTCTCTGCGCTGTGTCCTCATGGAGATGAACCGCACAGCTCAGGTGTGCTCCTGTTCGCCAGTGCAGACCTTCACTGCAGGAGCCTCTTCCAAGATGCTCACCAAGAACTCCATCTTCAGGAACCCCACCAGTGACTGCTCAATGCTGGTGTGCGCAGGCGATGAAGCCTCACAATCAACCATG GTATGGGACGCTGGCAGTGGGGCTCTGCTGCAGAAACTACCATCTGACCTCCCAGTCCTGGACATCTGCCCTTTCCAGGTGAACCAGGGTCACTACCTCGCCTCACTGACAGAGAAGATGGTCAAGATCTACAAGTGGGAATGA
- the rfwd3 gene encoding E3 ubiquitin-protein ligase RFWD3 isoform X2, with the protein MDEAMDVDVHLGGINAPGWYSLRTLSTAQGILLPEIIDDSGSSTEVEEEEEPRDQAPPVLTAPSQLPNSWLLNRRAEAGPQRSTLALRRRRMARRVLSNSQSGLPTRGPLDTLLRASAASDPERLSDTTEVISDSEEEETQEGAAAIVPAAEPPPPAAASAATEESGPGPPPPDLHGHPPLASAPQAHPGPPPSSSQGSAAQSAPLQGVTLSEPVDGAPSDLVEVTVQQGATELVPTPAESPAASPVPPEEEGEGESCPICFEPWTTSGDHRLAALRCGHLFGHTCINRWLRGDGAKCPQCNKKAKRTDIVLLYARKLRAVDNTEQETLKRSLEQEQSLRRKAELECAQCRLKLQVANEECSKLRKQLQELRRLKAQVALGLSQSQSQSVSSKGHYVFSTAVMVSQVGGCRVMAFCEPLGCLLASQPSAHSSLVPGFGVKKISTATMKACQYIPIHIKPIRGLAFSRQQDSLLLSGALDNTIKLTSLLTNTVVQTYNTGAPVWSCCWCHDNNNYVYAGLTNGTVRVYDMRDTSTHVRELLPQGTRCPVASLTYLPRAASSAFPMGGLLAGSLEGGCFWELQEGTNYQPNMLPLEAGNCMDIQVEPESRHCLVTYRPGRSNPSLRCVLMEMNRTAQVCSCSPVQTFTAGASSKMLTKNSIFRNPTSDCSMLVCAGDEASQSTMVWDAGSGALLQKLPSDLPVLDICPFQVNQGHYLASLTEKMVKIYKWE; encoded by the exons ATGGATGAGGCGATGGATGTCGATGTCCATTTGGGAGGGATCAACGCACCAGGTTGGTATTCTCTACGGACCTTGAGCACCGCTCAAGGGATTCTTTTGCCAGAGATCATAGACGATTCCGGTAGCAGCACggaggtggaggaagaagaagaaccaAGAGACCAGGCTCCTCCAGTTTTGACAGCACCGAGCCAGTTACCAAATAGCTGGCTTCTGAACCGCAGAGCTGAAGCCGGGCCGCAAAGGTCTACTCTCGCGCTTAGGAGGAGACGCATGGCTAG GCGTGTGCTGTCTAACTCTCAGTCAGGACTCCCTACCAGGGGTCCTCTGGATACCCTCCTGCGGGCGTCTGCTGCCAGTGACCCCGAACGCCTCTCCGACACCACAGAGGTCATCAGTGACTCTGAAGAAGAAGAGACGCAAGAGGGGGCAGCTGCCATAGTCCCAGCAGcagaaccaccaccaccagccgcTGCATCAGCAGCAACAGAAGAATCAGGACCagggcctcctcctcctgaccTCCACGGTCATCCTCCGCTAGCCTCTGCCCCGCAGGCACACCCTGGGCCGCCACCGAGCTCCAGCCAGGGCTCCGCAGCCCAGTCGGCCCCACTGCAGGGAGTGACCCTTTCAG AGCCAGTTGATGGAGCTCCATCTGATCTCGTGGAGGTTACAGTTCAGCAAGGAGCTACAGAG TTAGTTCCAACACCTGCTGAGTCTCCTGCTGCCTCCCCCGTGCCCccagaagaggagggggagggggagtcaTGCCCCATCTGCTTCGAGCCCTGGACCACGTCGGGAGATCACCGCCTGGCTGCCTTACGCTGCGGCCACCTGTTTGGCCACACTTGCATTAACCGCTGGCTGAGGGGGGATGGAGCCAAGTGCCCGCAG TGCAACAAAAAAGCCAAACGAACGGATATCGTGCTGCTATACGCTCGGAAACTTCGAGCTGTAGACAACACGGAACAGGAGACACTGAAGAG ATCCTTGGAACAGGAGCAGTCTCTGCGCAGAAAGGCTGAGCTCGAGTGTGCTCAGTGTCGGCTGAAGCTGCAGGTGGCAAACGAGGAGTGTAGCAAACTGCGCAAACAGTTACAG GAGCTGAGGAGGCTGAAAGCACAGGTGGCCCTGGGCCTCAGCCAGTCTCAGAGCCAGTCTGTGTCCTCCAAGGGCCATTACGTCTTCTCCACGGCAGTGATGGTGTCCCAGGTGGGCGGCTGCAGGGTGATGGCCTTCTGCGAGCCCCTGGGCTGCCTACTGGCCTCCCAGCCCTCTGCCCACTCCTCACTCGTCCCTG GCTTCGGGGTGAAGAAGATCAGCACGGCCACCATGAAGGCCTGCCAGTACATCCCCATCCACATCAAGCCCATCCGTGGCCTGGCTTTCAGCCGCCAGCAGGACAGCCTGCTGCTCTCCGGCGCTCTGGACAACACAATCAAGCTCACCAG CTTGTTGACGAACACGGTGGTCCAGACCTACAACACTGGCGCGCCTGTGtggagctgctgctggtgccatgacaacaacaactacGTGTACGCAGGCCTCACTAACGGCACAGTGCGGGTCTACGACATGCGCGACACCAGCACACACGTGCGTGAGTTGCTCCCACAGGGCACCAG GTGCCCAGTGGCCTCTCTGACATACCTCCCTCGCGCGGCCTCCAGCGCGTTTCCCATGGGCGGCCTGCTGGCGGGCTCCCTGGAGGGTGGCTGCTTCTGGGAGCTGCAGGAGGGCACCAACTACCAGCCCAACATGCTGCCCCTGGAGGCCGGCAACTGCATGGACATCCAGGTGGAGCCAGAGAGCCGCCACTGCTTGGTGACGTACAGGCCGG GGCGCTCTAACCCGTCTCTGCGCTGTGTCCTCATGGAGATGAACCGCACAGCTCAGGTGTGCTCCTGTTCGCCAGTGCAGACCTTCACTGCAGGAGCCTCTTCCAAGATGCTCACCAAGAACTCCATCTTCAGGAACCCCACCAGTGACTGCTCAATGCTGGTGTGCGCAGGCGATGAAGCCTCACAATCAACCATG GTATGGGACGCTGGCAGTGGGGCTCTGCTGCAGAAACTACCATCTGACCTCCCAGTCCTGGACATCTGCCCTTTCCAGGTGAACCAGGGTCACTACCTCGCCTCACTGACAGAGAAGATGGTCAAGATCTACAAGTGGGAATGA